The following are from one region of the Vitis riparia cultivar Riparia Gloire de Montpellier isolate 1030 chromosome 9, EGFV_Vit.rip_1.0, whole genome shotgun sequence genome:
- the LOC117922148 gene encoding pyrophosphate-energized vacuolar membrane proton pump produces the protein MGSTILSDLATEIVVPVCAFIGIVFSLIQWFLVSRIKVSPDRHSSSSNNGKGAGYGDYLIEEEEGLNDHNVVVKCAEIQSAISEGATSFLFTEYQYVGVFMVAFAILIFLFLGSVNGFSTKSQVCTYNPQEMCKPALATAIFSTVSFMLGAVTSVISGFLGMKIATYANARTTLEARKGVGKAFIVAFRSGAVMGFLLAANGLLVLYIAINLFKLYYGDDWEGLFEAITGYGLGGSSMALFGRVGGGIYTKAADVGADLVGKVERNIPEDDPRNPAVIADNVGDNVGDIAGMGSDLFGSYAESSCAALVVASISSFGINHDFTAMCYPLLVSSMGILVCLITTLFATDFFEIKAVKEIEPALKKQLIISTVLMTVGVAIVSWIALPSSFTIFNFGSQKVVKNWQLFLCVGVGLWAGLIIGFVTEYYTSNAYSPVQDVADSCRTGAATNVIFGLALGYKSVIIPIFAIAVSIFVSFSFAAMYGIAVAALGMLSTIATGLAIDAYGPISDNAGGIAEMAGMSHRIRERTDALDAAGNTTAAIGKGFAIGSAALVSLALFGAFVSRASISTVDVLTPKVFIGLLVGAMLPYWFSAMTMKSVGSAALKMVEEVRRQFNTIPGLMEGLAKPDYATCVKISTDASIKEMIPPGALVMLTPLIVGTFFGVETLSGVLAGALVSGVQIAISASNTGGAWDNAKKYIEAGASEHARTLGPKGSDPHKAAVIGDTIGDPLKDTSGPSLNILIKLMAVESLVFAPFFATHGGLLFKIF, from the exons ATGGGATCGACGATATTGTCGGATCTGGCGACGGAGATAGTGGTTCCGGTCTGCGCCTTTATCGGAATCGTGTTCTCTCTAATTCAGTGGTTTCTGGTCTCGCGCATCAAGGTCTCACCGGACCGGCACTCTTCGTCGTCGAACAACGGCAAGGGCGCTGGTTACGGAGACTACCTGATTGAGGAAGAGGAAGGCCTCAATGACCACAACGTGGTCGTGAAGTGCGCCGAGATACAGAGCGCCATCTCCGAAG GTGCAACCTCTTTTCTTTTCACTGAATACCAGTATGTTGGTGTCTTCATGGTTGCTTTTGCAATTTTGATCTTCCTCTTTCTGGGTTCTGTCAATGGCTTCAGTACAAAGAGCCAGGTTTGCACTTACAACCCGCAGGAGATGTGCAAGCCTGCACTGGCCACTGCTATCTTCAGCACTGTATCCTTCATGCTTGGTGCTGTCACCTCAGTCATATCTGGTTTCCTTGGGATGAAAATTGCTACATATGCTAATGCAAGAACAACTCTAGAAGCAAGAAAGGGTGTTGGGAAGGCATTCATTGTTGCATTCAGGTCTGGTGCTGTCATGGGTTTTCTGCTTGCTGCAAACGGTCTTTTGGTGCTATACATAGCTATCAATCTCTTCAAGCTCTACTATGGTGATGACTGGGAAGGCCTTTTTGAGGCTATTACTGGTTATGGACTTGGTGGATCTTCCATGGCTCTCTTTGGTAGAGTTGGTGGTGGAATCTACACAAAGGCTGCTGATGTTGGTGCTGATCTTGTGGGAAAGGTTGAGAGGAACATTCCTGAAGATGATCCAAGAAATCCAGCT GTGATAGCGGACAATGTTGGTGATAATGTTGGGGATATTGCTGGAATGGGATCTGATCTTTTTGGCTCTTATGCTGAGTCATCCTGTGCTGCTCTTGTTGTTGCTTCCATCTCATCATTTGGTATCAATCATGATTTCACTGCTATGTGTTATCCCCTTCTTGTTAGTTCCATGGGTATCCTTGTTTGTTTGATCACCACTCTCTTTGCAACGGATTTCTTTGAAATCAAGGCTGTCAAGGAAATCGAACCAGCATTAAAGAAACAGCTTATCATCTCCACTGTTCTTATGACTGTGGGAGTTGCAATTGTTAGTTGGATTGCCCTTCCATCATCCTTCACAATCTTCAATTTTGGCTCTCAGAAAGTTGTGAAGAATTG GCAGCTGTTCTTATGTGTGGGTGTTGGTCTTTGGGCTGGACTTATTATTGGGTTTGTAACTGAGTATTACACTAGCAATGCATACAG CCCTGTGCAAGATGTGGCTGATTCCTGCAGGACTGGAGCTGCCACTAATGTCATCTTTGGCCTTGCTTTGGGATACAAATCTGTCATCATTCCTATTTTTGCTATTGCAGTTAGTATTTTTGTTAGTTTCAGTTTTGCTGCCATGTATGGCATTGCAGTGGCAGCCCTAGGAATGCTGAGTACCATTGCTACTGGGCTTGCTATTGATGCTTATGGTCCCATCAGTGACAATGCGGGAGGAATTGCCGAGATGGCTGGCATGAGCCACAGAATCCGAGAGAGAACTGATGCACTTGATGCCGCAGGCAACACCACTGCTGCCATTGGGAAG GGATTTGCAATTGGATCTGCGGCACTTGTGTCTTTGGCACTGTTTGGTGCCTTTGTAAGTCGTGCATCGATCTCAACTGTTGATGTCTTGACTCCAAAGGTCTTCATTGGTTTGCTTGTTGGTGCAATGCTTCCTTACTGGTTCTCAGCCATGACCATGAAGAGTGTGGGAAGTGCAGCTCTTAAGATGGTTGAGGAGGTTCGCAGACAGTTCAACACCATTCCAGGTCTGATGGAGGGCCTCGCCAAGCCTGATTATGCCACTTGTGTCAAGATCTCTACTGATGCATCCATTAAGGAGATGATTCCACCTGGTGCCCTTGTCATGCTCACACCCCTTATCGTTGGGACCTTCTTTGGCGTGGAGACTCTATCTGGAGTACTAGCTGGCGCCCTTGTTTCTGGTGTCCAG ATAGCAATCTCTGCTTCTAACACTGGCGGTGCATGGGATAATGCCAAGAAGTACATTGAG GCTGGTGCTTCCGAGCATGCAAGGACCCTTGGCCCAAAGGGGTCTGATCCACACAAGGCAGCTGTGATTGGTGACACCATTGGAGACCCACTGAAGGACACCTCAGGCCCATCGCTCAACATCCTTATCAAGCTCATGGCAGTGGAGTCTCTCGTCTTTGCTCCCTTTTTTGCCACTCATGGTGGGTTGCTTTTCAAGATCTTCTGA
- the LOC117921760 gene encoding putative disease resistance protein RGA4: MGKLINLRHFENFASPGPFENFATLGLPKGIGRLSSLQTLDVFIVSRHGNDECQIGDLRNLNNLRGGLSITRLDKVKDAGEAEKAELKNKIHLQRLDLEFGKKEGTKGVAEALQPHPNLKSLDISCYGDREWPNWMMGSSLAQLKILNLWFCGGCPCLPPLGQLPVLEKLGIGFMRGVKYIGSEFLGASSTVFPKLKKLLISDMKELKQWEIKEKEVRSIMPCLNYLSTIGCRKLEELPDHVLQRTTLQKLDIRSCPILKQRYRKDIGEDWHKISHIPKVELCSWD; this comes from the coding sequence ATGGGTAAACTAATTAATTTGaggcattttgaaaattttgctaGTCCGGgtccatttgaaaattttgctaCTCTGGGTCTGCCAAAAGGAATTGGAAGATTAAGCTCTCTTCAAACACTGGATGTTTTCATTGTGAGTCGTCATGGCAATGATGAATGCCAAATAGGAGACCTGAGAAACTTGAACAACCTAAGAGGAGGTCTTTCCATTACAAGGTTGGATAAAGTGAAAGATGCAGGGGAGGCAGAAAAAGCAGAATTGAAGAATAAGATACACCTCCAACGTTTGGATTTGGAATTTGGTAAAAAGGAGGGGACCAAGGGTGTGGCTGAAGCTCTACAACCCCATCCAAACTTGAAATCTCTAGATATATCTTGTTATGGTGATAGAGAGTGGCCCAATTGGATGATGGGTTCATCATTAGCTCAACTGAAAATACTTAACCTCTGGTTTTGCGGTGGATGTCCATGTTTACCTCCTTTGGGGCAATTGCCTGTCCTTGAGAAGCTAGGGATAGGTTTTATGCGTGGTGTGAAATACATAGGTAGTGAGTTTTTGGGAGCATCATCAACAGTATTCCCAAAGCTGAAGAAATTGCTTATTTCAGATATGAAAGAATTGAAGCAatgggaaataaaagaaaaagaagtgagGTCAATAATGCCATGTCTCAATTACTTGAGTACAATAGGCTGCCGAAAGCTGGAGGAACTACCGGACCACGTGCTTCAGAGAACAACATTGCAGAAATTGGACATCCGATCTTGTCCTATTCTGAAACAACGCTATCGAAAGGATATTGGAGAGGATTGGCACAAAATATCTCATATCCCAAAAGTCGAATTATGTTCATGGGACTGA
- the LOC117922149 gene encoding putative disease resistance protein RGA3: MADTLVSIVLERLTSVVEQQIHEQVSLAPGVESEIQSLKNTLLSVRDVLEDAERRKVKEKSVQGWLERLKDMAYEMMDVLDEWSIAIFQFQMEGVENASRSKTKVSFCMPSPFIRFKQVASERTDFNFVSSRSEERPQRLITTSAIDILEVYGRDMDEKIILDHLLGKKCLEKSGLHIVSVVGTGGMGKTTLARLAYNHRQVKAHFDERIWVCVSDPFDPFRVCRAIVEALQKEPCHLHDLEALQQKIQTCIGGKKFLLVLDDVWTENHQLWEQLKSTISCRAVGSRILVTTRNENVVEMMRTTYMHSLGKLPEDKSRELFYQIAFSGKNREKMEDLKEIGEKIADKCKGLPLAIKTLGNLMRSKHNREEWENVLCSEVWKLDVFGRDISPALLLSYHDLPPEIKCCFSFCAVFPKDSVIKRDELIKLWMAQSYLNSDGVKRWRWLGERTLNI; the protein is encoded by the coding sequence ATGGCTGATACCCTCGTTTCTATTGTGCTGGAACGCTTAACTTCGGTTGTTGAACAGCAGATTCATGAACAAGTTTCTCTGGCTCCGGGTGTTGAATCCGAAATTCAAAGTCTCAAAAACACACTCCTCTCCGTCCGAGATGTTCTTGAAGATGCCGAGAGGagaaaagtgaaggaaaaatctGTCCAAGGTTGGTTGGAGAGGCTCAAAGACATGGCTTACGAAATGATGGACGTGCTGGATGAGTGGAGCATTGCTATTTTTCAATTCCAGATGGAGGGAGTTGAAAATGCTTCCAGGTCTAAGACGAAGGTAAGCTTCTGTATGCCCTCCCCTTTCATCCGTTTCAAGCAAGTTGCAAGTGAGCGGACCGATTTTAATTTTGTCTCTAGTAGGAGTGAGGAGCGACCACAGCGACTTATAACTACCTCTGCAATTGATATTTTAGAGGTGTACGGTCGGGATATGGATGAAAAAATCATATTAGACCATTTGTTGGGTAAGAAGTGTCTAGAGAAATCTGGCCTCCACATCGTCTCCGTAGTTGGGACGGGAGGCATGGGCAAAACAACTCTTGCTCGACTAGCCTACAACCACCGACAGGTGAAGGCCCATTTTGATGAGAGAATATGGGTCTGTGTTTCTGATCCTTTTGACCCATTCAGAGTTTGTAGGGCTATTGTTGAGGCCCTCCAAAAAGAGCCTTGTCATCTCCATGATTTGGAAGCTTTACAgcaaaaaattcaaacatgtaTTGGCGGAAAGAAGTTCCTTCTTGTGCTAGATGACGTGTGGACCGAAAACCATCAATTGTGGGAACAACTGAAGAGCACTATCTCCTGCAGAGCTGTAGGGAGTAGAATTCTAGTGACCACACGTAATGAGAATGTTGTTGAGATGATGAGAACTACATACATGCATTCTTTAGGGAAATTGCCTGAGGACAAATCTCGGGAATTATTCTATCAAATAGCTTTTTCCGGAAAGAATAGGGAGAAAATGGAAGACTTAAAAGAAATTGGTGAGAAAATAGCAGACAAATGCAAGGGCTTGCCACTCGCTATCAAAACTTTAGGGAATCTCATGCGTTCAAAACATAATAGGGAAGAATGGGAGAATGTTTTGTGTAGTGAAGTATGGAAGCTGGATGTGTTTGGAAGAGATATTTCCCCTGCTTTGTTGTTGAGTTATCATGATCTGCCCCCTGAAATTAAATGCTGCTTCTCATTTTGTGCTGTTTTTCCAAAAGACTCGGTTATTAAGAGAGATGAGCTGATCAAGTTGTGGATGGCACAAAGCTATCTCAACTCTGATGGGGTAAAGAGATGGAGATGGTTGGGAGAACGTACTTTGAATATTTAG